Proteins from a genomic interval of Gluconacetobacter diazotrophicus PA1 5:
- a CDS encoding TIGR01459 family HAD-type hydrolase has translation MNPRALAGIAALVGHYDVLFVDQFGVLHDGTAPYPGVRDALARLRDAGQRVVLLSNSGRPGPYNAGRLARLGLGPELYETIVTSGDTALALARSGEIPVRPGMRCLLIDSGGQDTAFCDALGLVVEAEPARADLVLIAGSRGDVVTEAEYRAMLAPLARRGARAVCTNPDRRMLVPGGTAFGAGRIAELYEEEGGTVDWIGKPHPAIYAHAARLCRVRAERVLCIGDSVEHDIAGARGFGADSALVRTGILADAAPAALRAAFVRHGVWPDYVLPGLVW, from the coding sequence ATGAACCCGCGCGCGCTGGCCGGCATCGCGGCGCTGGTGGGGCACTACGATGTCCTGTTCGTGGATCAGTTCGGCGTCCTGCATGATGGCACGGCGCCTTATCCGGGGGTGCGCGATGCGCTGGCCCGCCTGCGCGATGCGGGGCAGCGCGTGGTGCTGCTCAGCAATTCGGGGCGGCCCGGCCCCTATAACGCGGGCCGGCTGGCGCGGCTGGGGCTGGGGCCCGAACTGTACGAGACGATCGTGACCTCGGGCGACACGGCCCTGGCGCTGGCACGGTCGGGTGAAATCCCGGTGCGGCCGGGCATGCGCTGCCTGCTGATCGATAGCGGCGGGCAGGACACGGCGTTCTGCGACGCGCTGGGCCTGGTGGTCGAGGCCGAACCGGCGCGGGCGGACCTGGTGCTGATCGCGGGCAGCCGGGGCGACGTGGTGACCGAGGCCGAATACCGCGCCATGCTGGCACCGCTGGCCCGGCGTGGCGCGCGCGCGGTCTGCACCAACCCCGACCGGCGGATGCTGGTGCCCGGTGGGACCGCCTTCGGCGCCGGGCGCATCGCCGAACTGTACGAGGAGGAAGGCGGCACGGTGGACTGGATCGGCAAGCCCCATCCAGCCATCTACGCCCATGCCGCGCGGCTGTGCCGCGTGCGGGCCGAACGTGTGCTGTGCATCGGCGACAGCGTGGAACATGACATCGCCGGCGCACGCGGGTTCGGCGCCGACAGCGCGCTGGTTCGGACGGGCATCCTGGCCGATGCCGCCCCCGCCGCGCTGCGGGCCGCGTTCGTGCGGCATGGGGTGTGGCCGGATTACGTTCTGCCGGGGCTGGTCTGGTAA
- a CDS encoding ABC transporter permease encodes MSGFRSGRIVILGLFALLVLGGFAFGNPTILSADNVSSMAVFAVELGIIAFGQGLVIQGGDGAIDLSVGAMSGLAQVLTALFISRGLPWPVGVGIGIASGAAMGGCNAAAIARFRIPPIIATLGTMFAFSGLALIASDGNTIDLTAAPAPFLAMGQGTVLGVPFQILCLYLPLLAVLVVVQHRSRFGRALYLVGTNATAAWLAGIPVKRLRAATYVLSGALSGLAGVIAAARLGTATPDGVPEANLISIAIVVLGGASIFGGDGSPIGTAIATIAIAVVNYGLNYNDFNPTLQAGMMGLILVLIVLVENVVVAAVRGYQTSPGRT; translated from the coding sequence ATGAGCGGCTTCCGGTCCGGACGGATCGTCATCCTGGGGCTGTTCGCCCTGCTGGTCCTGGGCGGATTCGCCTTCGGCAACCCGACCATCCTGTCGGCCGACAACGTATCCAGCATGGCGGTGTTCGCCGTGGAACTGGGCATCATCGCCTTCGGCCAGGGGCTGGTGATCCAGGGCGGCGACGGGGCCATCGACCTGAGCGTCGGCGCGATGTCCGGGCTGGCACAGGTCCTGACCGCCCTGTTCATCTCGCGCGGCCTGCCCTGGCCCGTGGGGGTCGGCATCGGCATCGCCTCCGGCGCCGCCATGGGGGGCTGCAACGCCGCCGCGATCGCGCGCTTCAGGATTCCGCCCATCATCGCGACGCTGGGCACGATGTTCGCCTTTTCCGGCCTGGCGCTGATCGCGTCGGACGGCAACACCATCGACCTGACCGCCGCCCCCGCGCCCTTCCTGGCCATGGGGCAGGGCACCGTCCTGGGGGTGCCGTTCCAGATCCTGTGCCTCTACCTGCCGCTGCTGGCCGTCCTGGTGGTGGTGCAGCACCGCAGCCGGTTCGGCCGCGCCCTGTACCTGGTGGGCACGAACGCCACCGCCGCCTGGCTGGCGGGCATACCGGTCAAGCGGCTGCGGGCGGCGACCTATGTGCTGTCGGGCGCGCTGTCCGGGCTGGCCGGGGTGATCGCGGCGGCGCGGCTGGGCACGGCCACACCCGACGGGGTGCCGGAAGCGAACCTGATCAGCATCGCGATCGTCGTGCTGGGGGGCGCCAGCATCTTCGGCGGGGACGGATCGCCCATCGGCACCGCGATCGCCACCATCGCCATCGCGGTGGTCAATTACGGGCTGAACTACAACGATTTCAACCCGACCCTGCAGGCCGGCATGATGGGCCTGATCCTGGTGCTGATCGTGCTGGTGGAAAACGTCGTGGTCGCGGCGGTGCGCGGTTACCAGACCAGCCCCGGCAGAACGTAA
- a CDS encoding ABC transporter permease, which translates to MKSSTLNMGRAAPAPTSTLGGPQRAPVAWRALLARRETALLAVIALVVAVVSLGAHGGFWTRVNLDGLMVTSAITAVPAAGMTLVILTGGIDASIGSMLGLVSAIGGLLFVAGWPVAVVVPVFLLAGAALGWINGLVILCGRVPPIVCTLGTLSIFRMGVFLMMGSDWITALPPGLTRFFVADHLGPLPGAAVIALAVMAVLAVFLRVHRTGRRLFAIGNNEEAARLVGIPVRRLRWMTYVLLGACVGLGALMRLGQSPIVQTTTGSGFELGVIAAVVLGGTELSGGRGGMFGTFLGTLVVGLVGDAIVLMHIQPFWSGVVLGFIILASVGLNEGRRARQVVS; encoded by the coding sequence ATGAAGAGTTCCACCCTGAACATGGGGCGTGCCGCGCCGGCCCCCACCTCAACCCTGGGCGGCCCGCAACGCGCGCCCGTCGCGTGGCGCGCGCTGCTGGCGCGGCGCGAAACCGCGCTGCTGGCCGTGATCGCGCTGGTGGTGGCGGTGGTCAGCCTGGGTGCGCATGGCGGGTTCTGGACCCGCGTCAACCTGGACGGGCTGATGGTCACCAGCGCCATCACCGCCGTGCCGGCGGCGGGCATGACGCTGGTCATCCTGACCGGCGGGATCGACGCCTCGATCGGTTCGATGCTGGGGCTGGTCTCGGCCATCGGGGGATTGCTGTTCGTCGCGGGGTGGCCGGTCGCGGTGGTGGTGCCGGTGTTCCTGCTGGCCGGGGCCGCGCTGGGCTGGATCAACGGCCTGGTCATCCTGTGCGGCCGCGTGCCGCCGATCGTCTGTACGCTGGGCACGCTCAGCATCTTTCGCATGGGCGTGTTCCTGATGATGGGCAGCGACTGGATCACCGCCCTGCCGCCGGGGCTGACGCGGTTTTTCGTGGCCGACCATCTGGGCCCCCTGCCGGGCGCCGCCGTCATCGCGCTGGCCGTCATGGCGGTGCTGGCGGTCTTCCTGCGGGTCCACCGCACCGGCCGCCGCCTGTTCGCGATCGGCAATAACGAGGAAGCGGCCCGCCTGGTCGGCATTCCGGTGCGACGGCTGCGCTGGATGACCTACGTGCTGCTGGGCGCCTGCGTGGGGCTGGGCGCGCTGATGCGGCTGGGCCAGTCCCCCATCGTCCAGACCACGACCGGCAGCGGCTTCGAACTGGGCGTGATCGCGGCGGTGGTGCTGGGCGGCACCGAACTGTCGGGCGGGCGCGGCGGCATGTTCGGCACGTTCCTGGGCACGCTGGTCGTGGGCCTGGTCGGCGACGCCATCGTGCTGATGCATATCCAGCCGTTCTGGAGCGGCGTCGTGCTCGGCTTCATCATCCTCGCATCCGTGGGACTGAACGAGGGCCGCCGGGCCCGGCAGGTGGTATCATGA
- a CDS encoding sugar ABC transporter ATP-binding protein yields MNRLELRGIVKSFGGVRALKGVDAVIEAGRTLVLLGENGAGKSTLIRTLTGAVRPDEGEILIDGVPVVLRDPMHARALGITAVYQEPMIFPHLSVLENIFAGFEITDRFGRVQTEAMLRAVRPWLSSLDLAESLLRRPMADLGLGHQQLVLIAQALVQDARIIVFDEPTAILSRAETDRLVGIIHRLRDDGRAIVYITHRLEEVPRVGDHVTVLTDGRVTGDYAASDVTEDLLLRLMMGQHHDDGRPDDAAAAPPPDAAKAPPVLSIRGLSHPRHFQDVDWDVSAGRVTGIYGLVGAGRSEVAMTVFGALRAARGRIMLDGREISPRSPAEAMALGIGYLPEDRKKQGIFAPMGLESNLTCTALVRLSHGGWLLDFPALLDETRAIMRRFAIKADTPDTAIGTLSGGNQQKGLFARWAGQDLRVLILDEPTRGIDLATKAEIHGFIRQLAQAGMAVVVITSDLAELMAVSQDVIVMRQGLVVDRFQRDREQGAAPAAERVLAAAIGAATTGQEHAA; encoded by the coding sequence ATGAACCGTCTCGAACTGAGGGGGATCGTGAAGTCGTTCGGCGGCGTCAGGGCGCTGAAGGGTGTGGACGCGGTGATCGAAGCCGGCCGGACCCTGGTGCTGCTGGGCGAGAACGGGGCCGGCAAATCGACGCTGATCCGGACGCTGACCGGCGCGGTGCGCCCCGACGAGGGCGAGATCCTGATCGACGGCGTGCCGGTCGTGCTGCGCGACCCGATGCATGCGCGCGCACTCGGCATCACCGCCGTCTATCAGGAGCCGATGATCTTCCCGCACCTGAGCGTGCTGGAAAACATCTTCGCGGGCTTCGAGATCACCGACCGCTTCGGACGCGTCCAGACCGAGGCGATGCTGCGGGCGGTGCGGCCCTGGCTGTCGTCGCTGGACCTGGCGGAATCGCTGCTGCGCCGGCCGATGGCGGATCTGGGGCTGGGGCACCAGCAACTGGTCCTGATCGCGCAGGCGCTGGTGCAGGACGCCCGCATCATCGTCTTCGACGAACCGACGGCGATCCTGTCGCGCGCCGAGACGGACAGGCTGGTCGGCATCATCCACCGCCTGCGCGATGACGGGCGCGCGATCGTGTACATCACCCACCGGCTGGAGGAAGTGCCGCGCGTGGGCGACCATGTCACGGTGCTGACGGACGGGCGCGTGACCGGCGACTATGCGGCGTCCGACGTGACCGAGGACCTGCTGCTGCGCCTGATGATGGGCCAGCATCATGATGACGGCCGCCCGGACGATGCGGCGGCCGCGCCGCCGCCCGACGCGGCGAAGGCCCCGCCGGTCCTGTCCATCCGGGGCCTGAGCCATCCGCGCCATTTCCAGGACGTGGACTGGGACGTGTCCGCCGGACGCGTCACGGGCATCTACGGGCTGGTGGGGGCCGGGCGGTCGGAAGTGGCGATGACGGTGTTCGGCGCCCTGCGCGCCGCGCGCGGCCGGATCATGCTGGACGGGCGCGAGATCAGCCCCCGTTCCCCGGCCGAGGCGATGGCGCTGGGCATCGGATACCTGCCCGAGGACCGCAAGAAGCAGGGCATCTTCGCCCCCATGGGGCTGGAGAGCAACCTGACCTGCACCGCCCTGGTGCGCCTGTCGCACGGCGGCTGGCTGCTGGATTTCCCCGCCCTGCTGGACGAGACGCGGGCCATCATGCGGCGTTTCGCGATCAAGGCCGACACGCCGGACACCGCGATCGGCACGCTGTCGGGCGGCAACCAGCAGAAGGGGCTGTTCGCCCGCTGGGCGGGGCAGGACCTGCGCGTGCTGATCCTGGACGAGCCCACGCGCGGCATCGACCTGGCGACCAAGGCGGAAATCCACGGCTTCATCCGCCAGCTTGCACAGGCGGGCATGGCGGTCGTGGTGATTACGTCCGACCTCGCGGAACTGATGGCCGTCAGCCAGGACGTGATCGTGATGCGGCAGGGGCTGGTGGTGGATCGTTTCCAGCGGGATCGCGAGCAGGGGGCCGCGCCGGCGGCCGAACGGGTGCTGGCCGCCGCCATCGGCGCGGCGACGACCGGCCAGGAGCATGCGGCATGA
- a CDS encoding autoinducer 2 ABC transporter substrate-binding protein — protein MKKHSAVIAALVAAGLSCMAPAQGRAETFQIGFVPKVIGIPYFSAMQQGFLKGGRAFDARIVYQGPTTSSVAAQAQIVQSLINRKLDAVAVAANSPTALEAQAVHARERGVIFASTDSQVDGDAVDLRVMQATDEALAHTLVDQLATQIPDGGQIAFVSGGPTATNLNMWISLMKSYLAAKFPKFQLVSVQYAGEDISKATEITSQILSAYPGLKGIIGVNTTATPGAAQAVLQAGLAGKIAITGIDDPNTIRPYVLNGTVKSAVLWNPVDLGYLTVWGLTQLLQHKPLQVQNPVPGLGTITYDPKTKTLLLGQPMVFTKENISLDF, from the coding sequence GTGAAGAAGCATTCGGCGGTGATCGCGGCGCTGGTGGCGGCAGGCCTGTCCTGCATGGCCCCGGCACAAGGCCGCGCGGAAACATTCCAGATCGGCTTCGTGCCCAAGGTTATCGGCATTCCCTATTTCAGCGCCATGCAGCAGGGCTTCCTGAAGGGGGGCCGGGCGTTCGACGCCAGGATCGTCTACCAGGGACCGACGACATCCTCGGTCGCGGCGCAGGCGCAGATCGTCCAGAGCCTGATCAACCGCAAGCTGGATGCCGTCGCCGTCGCCGCCAACAGCCCCACCGCCCTCGAAGCCCAGGCCGTGCATGCGCGCGAACGCGGCGTCATCTTCGCCTCGACCGACAGCCAGGTGGATGGCGACGCGGTGGACCTGCGGGTCATGCAGGCCACGGACGAGGCCCTGGCCCACACGCTGGTCGACCAGCTTGCCACGCAGATCCCCGACGGGGGGCAGATCGCCTTCGTCTCCGGCGGGCCGACCGCGACGAACCTGAACATGTGGATTTCCCTGATGAAATCCTATCTGGCCGCCAAATTTCCCAAGTTCCAGCTGGTCAGCGTCCAGTATGCCGGCGAGGATATCAGCAAGGCGACCGAGATCACGTCGCAGATCCTGTCGGCCTATCCCGGCCTGAAGGGGATCATCGGCGTCAACACCACCGCGACGCCGGGCGCGGCCCAGGCGGTGCTGCAGGCCGGTCTGGCCGGAAAGATCGCCATTACCGGCATCGACGACCCGAACACCATCCGCCCCTACGTGCTGAACGGCACCGTCAAGAGCGCGGTGCTGTGGAACCCGGTCGACCTGGGATACCTGACGGTCTGGGGCCTGACGCAGCTTCTGCAGCACAAGCCGCTGCAGGTGCAGAACCCCGTGCCCGGCCTGGGCACCATCACGTACGACCCGAAGACGAAGACGCTGCTGCTGGGCCAGCCGATGGTCTTCACCAAAGAGAACATTTCCCTGGATTTCTGA
- a CDS encoding L-serine ammonia-lyase, with the protein MISLFDLFRIGIGPSSSHTVGPMRAARRFATHLPPAMPVARLRVTLYGSLAWTASGHATDKAVILGLAGETPEGIDPDAAGDIVRRIGAARTVLLHGRAVAFDPARDIVLDRDTIPPVHPNTLQFQALAADGTPLETGRFCSVGGGFIVPEDATKHAGYAQPAMPLDFASGVELLDRTRQSGLGIAGVVLANETALRPPAEITAYLDRIIDTMMTCVERGLVQRGTLPGRIKVPRRAAALHERLLERTRLNQRPPHEAMDWISLFAIAVNEENAAGGRVVTAPTNGAAGVIPAVLRYYRDFCPGASRAGMHDFLLTAAAVGGLFKLNASISGAEVGCQGEVGVASSMAAAGLAAALGATPLQIENAAEIGMEHHLGMTCDPVAGLVQIPCIERNAFGAVKAVNAASLAMHGDGAHQVSLDQVIRTMAETGRDMNHRYKETALGGLAVNFPEC; encoded by the coding sequence ATGATCAGCCTTTTCGACCTTTTCAGGATCGGCATCGGCCCGTCCTCGTCCCACACGGTCGGGCCGATGCGCGCGGCCCGGCGCTTCGCCACGCACCTGCCCCCCGCGATGCCCGTCGCGCGGCTGCGCGTCACGCTCTATGGCTCGCTGGCCTGGACCGCCAGCGGTCACGCCACCGACAAGGCCGTCATCCTGGGCCTGGCGGGCGAGACGCCCGAGGGCATTGACCCCGACGCCGCCGGAGACATCGTCCGCCGGATCGGCGCCGCGCGCACGGTCCTGCTGCATGGGCGCGCCGTCGCCTTCGATCCCGCCCGCGACATCGTGCTGGACCGCGACACGATCCCGCCCGTCCACCCCAACACGCTGCAGTTCCAGGCCCTGGCCGCCGACGGCACGCCGCTGGAAACCGGGCGATTCTGTTCGGTCGGCGGCGGCTTCATCGTGCCGGAAGACGCCACGAAGCATGCGGGCTATGCCCAGCCGGCCATGCCGCTGGACTTCGCCAGCGGCGTGGAACTGCTGGACCGCACGCGCCAGAGCGGCCTGGGCATCGCGGGCGTCGTCCTGGCCAACGAGACCGCGCTGCGCCCGCCCGCCGAAATCACGGCGTACCTGGACCGGATCATCGACACCATGATGACCTGCGTCGAACGCGGTCTGGTCCAGCGCGGCACGCTGCCCGGGCGGATCAAGGTCCCGCGCCGCGCGGCGGCGCTGCACGAACGGCTGCTGGAGCGCACGCGCCTCAACCAGCGGCCACCGCACGAGGCGATGGACTGGATCAGCCTGTTCGCCATCGCGGTGAACGAGGAAAACGCTGCCGGCGGCCGCGTCGTGACCGCGCCCACCAACGGCGCGGCCGGGGTCATCCCCGCCGTGCTGCGCTATTACCGCGATTTCTGCCCCGGGGCCTCACGCGCCGGGATGCACGATTTCCTGCTGACGGCGGCGGCGGTCGGCGGCCTGTTCAAGCTCAACGCCTCGATCTCGGGGGCCGAGGTCGGGTGCCAGGGCGAGGTCGGGGTGGCGTCCTCGATGGCGGCGGCGGGCCTGGCGGCGGCACTGGGCGCGACCCCGCTGCAGATCGAGAACGCCGCCGAGATCGGCATGGAACACCATCTGGGCATGACGTGCGACCCGGTCGCCGGCCTGGTTCAGATCCCGTGCATCGAGCGCAACGCCTTCGGCGCGGTGAAGGCGGTCAATGCCGCCTCGCTGGCCATGCATGGCGACGGGGCGCACCAGGTCTCGCTGGACCAGGTGATCCGCACCATGGCGGAAACGGGGCGGGACATGAACCATCGCTACAAGGAAACCGCGCTGGGCGGCCTGGCGGTCAATTTCCCGGAATGCTGA
- a CDS encoding methyl-accepting chemotaxis protein, with protein sequence MFGFRHRDRTDARATLAALDRSLAIIEFDPTGKILTANANFCTAMGYRLDEIQGRSHSMFVDPDEARSPEYTAFWARLARGEFEARDYMRIGKGGEEIWVQASYNPVRNWRGAVTRIVKVATVITDETLRNADFAGKIEAISRSQAVIEFTPDGHVLTANDNFLNALDYRLDEIQGRHHRMLVEPEFARSGAYDAFWKKLRNGEFVAAEFRRIGKHGKVVWIQASYNPIFDRKGRVIKVVKFATDVTSRVNAVDGIVGALEELACNNLAYRLEGPIDSAYEKVRDDFNAALDMLEETMVAIAASAGGVGNGAHEIASASGDLSRRTETQAASLEETAAALNEITATVTRSAQGAQEASTAASAARGDAGKSGKVVRETVSAMGEIRDSSREITQIVSVIDQIAFQTNLLALNAGVEAARAGDAGRGFAVVASEVRALAQQSAQAAREIRALIDRSGAHVERGVKLVGETGDALAAIVARVAQIDTLVSDIAASSQQQAMGLAQVNVAVTQLDQMTQQNAAMVEETTAATASLNQESRELTRLIGRFQTRGGEPRPRALPQSARPQAPTQVAYRRLSA encoded by the coding sequence ATGTTCGGATTTCGGCACCGCGACCGGACGGACGCACGGGCGACGCTGGCGGCGCTCGACCGTTCCCTCGCGATCATCGAGTTCGACCCCACGGGAAAGATCCTGACGGCCAACGCGAATTTCTGCACGGCAATGGGCTACCGGCTGGACGAGATCCAGGGCCGGTCCCACAGCATGTTCGTCGATCCCGACGAGGCCCGAAGCCCCGAATACACGGCATTCTGGGCCAGGCTGGCCCGTGGCGAGTTCGAGGCACGGGACTATATGCGTATCGGCAAGGGCGGCGAGGAGATCTGGGTTCAGGCGTCCTACAACCCGGTGCGCAACTGGCGCGGCGCGGTGACCAGGATCGTGAAGGTGGCGACGGTCATCACCGACGAAACGCTTCGGAATGCCGATTTCGCGGGCAAGATCGAAGCGATTTCCCGCTCCCAGGCCGTGATCGAATTCACGCCGGACGGGCACGTCCTGACCGCCAACGACAATTTCCTCAACGCCCTGGACTACCGGCTGGACGAAATCCAGGGCCGTCATCACCGCATGTTGGTCGAGCCGGAATTCGCACGTTCCGGTGCCTATGACGCATTCTGGAAAAAGCTGCGGAACGGCGAATTCGTCGCCGCCGAATTCAGGCGGATCGGCAAGCATGGCAAGGTGGTCTGGATCCAGGCCTCGTACAATCCGATTTTCGACCGGAAGGGACGGGTCATCAAGGTCGTGAAGTTCGCGACCGACGTCACCAGCCGCGTGAACGCCGTGGACGGGATCGTCGGCGCGCTGGAGGAACTGGCCTGCAACAACCTCGCCTACCGGCTCGAAGGCCCGATCGATTCCGCTTACGAGAAGGTGCGGGACGATTTCAACGCGGCCCTGGACATGCTGGAAGAGACGATGGTGGCCATTGCCGCCTCGGCCGGCGGCGTGGGCAACGGCGCGCACGAAATCGCCTCGGCCTCGGGCGACCTGTCGCGCCGGACTGAAACGCAGGCCGCCAGCCTGGAAGAAACCGCCGCCGCCCTGAACGAGATCACGGCCACGGTGACCCGTAGCGCCCAGGGCGCGCAAGAGGCGTCAACGGCCGCCTCGGCGGCGCGCGGCGATGCCGGGAAGTCCGGCAAGGTCGTGCGGGAAACGGTTTCCGCCATGGGCGAAATCCGGGATTCGTCGCGCGAGATCACGCAGATCGTCAGCGTGATCGACCAGATCGCCTTCCAGACCAACCTGCTGGCGCTCAATGCCGGGGTCGAGGCCGCACGTGCCGGGGACGCCGGCCGCGGTTTCGCCGTGGTGGCGTCCGAGGTCCGCGCCCTGGCCCAGCAATCGGCGCAGGCGGCGCGCGAGATCAGGGCCCTGATCGACAGGTCCGGCGCCCATGTCGAGCGCGGCGTGAAACTGGTGGGCGAAACCGGGGACGCCCTGGCCGCGATCGTGGCCAGGGTGGCCCAGATCGACACGCTGGTATCGGACATCGCGGCGTCGTCCCAGCAGCAGGCCATGGGGCTGGCCCAGGTCAATGTCGCGGTCACCCAACTGGACCAGATGACCCAGCAGAACGCCGCCATGGTCGAGGAAACGACCGCCGCCACGGCCAGCCTGAACCAGGAATCCCGGGAACTGACGCGGCTGATCGGCCGGTTCCAGACCCGGGGTGGAGAACCGCGCCCGCGGGCCCTGCCGCAATCCGCCCGGCCGCAGGCGCCCACACAGGTCGCCTATCGGCGGCTGTCCGCGTAA
- a CDS encoding tetratricopeptide repeat protein, whose translation MPHTDPRSAVAPPFPPAVEEGGQIDAIVRQCEDILDQEPDHPGASCLLGTIHARQGKFESAIPLLRRALARMPANAEGYNVLGMALRDAGQAEDAIACFRRAVAIRPDHQGARTNLGNALVAGGDRAGAIAQFRALLTLDTQLAAIADYRTALAADPADVETLIRLGGALRTIGRCEEAAAHFQAASTHAPDRVAARLHRAGAMAGVGRIDNAMPAYQSVVTGTRPIIPSCS comes from the coding sequence ATGCCCCATACAGACCCACGCTCGGCCGTGGCGCCGCCTTTCCCTCCGGCGGTGGAAGAAGGCGGGCAGATCGACGCCATCGTCCGCCAATGCGAAGACATCCTGGATCAGGAGCCCGATCACCCCGGCGCGTCCTGTCTTCTGGGAACGATCCACGCCCGGCAGGGAAAATTCGAAAGCGCCATACCGCTGTTGCGGCGCGCCCTGGCGCGGATGCCGGCGAATGCCGAAGGATACAACGTTCTCGGCATGGCGTTGCGCGATGCCGGACAGGCCGAAGACGCGATCGCCTGCTTTCGCAGGGCGGTCGCCATCCGGCCGGACCATCAGGGCGCGCGCACCAACCTGGGCAATGCCCTGGTGGCCGGCGGCGACCGCGCGGGCGCCATCGCGCAGTTTCGCGCGCTCCTGACGCTCGACACCCAACTGGCCGCCATCGCGGACTATCGCACGGCCCTGGCGGCCGATCCGGCGGACGTCGAAACCCTCATCAGGCTGGGCGGGGCACTTCGGACCATCGGACGGTGCGAGGAGGCGGCCGCGCACTTCCAGGCGGCATCGACCCATGCCCCCGACCGCGTCGCGGCCCGGCTGCACCGCGCCGGCGCCATGGCCGGAGTCGGCCGCATCGATAACGCGATGCCTGCATACCAGTCGGTCGTGACCGGGACCCGACCAATTATACCGTCCTGCTCGTGA
- a CDS encoding sulfotransferase family protein yields the protein MLQKNERYPEAIRYLEQARALQPDAASVHAGLGVSLQVIGQIAAAAACFRRAIALAPDRLAVYLALTRIEKLTADDPILTALQERAGNEAALTDGERIDIHFALGKALSDIGRHRESFDHFLKGNALRRREIVYDENRMVAALRRTREEFSAGAIADLARTGHPSARPIFIVGMPRSGSTLVEQILASHPDVHGAGEVTTLADTFKDAMERFPAWRTIAPLAALTEAERLSVAEDYLRRLDALVPDGAGATARVTNKTLGNYFFIGLIRQLWPHASIIHTVRDPIDTCLSCFSIPFAAQDFSFDLGELGRRYRCYRDMMDHWRQVLPAGAMLDVRYEDVVADLEGSARRIVAYCGLPWDDACLRFHETRRPVKTSSMEQVRKPIYRSAVGRWRPDDATLRPLLDGLGAHFAP from the coding sequence GTGCTCCAGAAAAACGAACGCTATCCCGAAGCGATCCGGTATCTGGAGCAGGCCCGCGCATTGCAGCCCGATGCGGCGTCGGTCCATGCCGGCCTGGGCGTGTCGTTGCAGGTCATCGGACAGATCGCCGCCGCCGCCGCGTGTTTTCGCCGCGCGATCGCCCTGGCGCCCGACCGCCTGGCGGTTTACCTGGCCCTGACCCGGATCGAGAAACTGACCGCCGACGATCCCATCCTGACCGCCCTGCAGGAGCGTGCCGGAAACGAGGCCGCGCTGACCGACGGCGAAAGGATCGACATTCATTTCGCCCTCGGCAAGGCGCTGTCCGATATCGGCCGGCATCGGGAATCGTTCGATCATTTCCTGAAGGGAAACGCCCTGCGGCGACGCGAGATCGTCTATGACGAGAACAGGATGGTCGCGGCGCTGCGCCGGACGCGCGAGGAATTCTCGGCCGGGGCGATCGCGGACCTGGCCCGGACGGGGCACCCTTCGGCCCGCCCCATCTTCATCGTCGGCATGCCGCGATCGGGATCGACGCTGGTCGAACAGATCCTGGCCAGCCATCCCGATGTCCACGGCGCGGGCGAAGTCACCACGCTGGCCGATACGTTCAAGGACGCCATGGAACGCTTCCCCGCATGGCGGACGATCGCGCCGCTGGCCGCCCTGACGGAGGCCGAGCGCCTGTCGGTCGCCGAGGACTATCTGCGGCGGCTGGACGCGCTGGTCCCGGACGGGGCGGGGGCGACGGCGCGTGTTACGAACAAGACATTGGGCAATTATTTCTTTATCGGACTGATTCGCCAGCTCTGGCCCCATGCGTCGATCATCCACACAGTCCGCGACCCGATCGATACCTGCCTGTCGTGCTTTTCGATTCCGTTCGCGGCACAGGATTTTTCCTTCGACCTGGGGGAGCTTGGCCGCCGCTATCGGTGCTATCGGGACATGATGGACCACTGGCGGCAGGTCCTGCCGGCCGGGGCGATGCTGGATGTGCGCTACGAGGACGTGGTCGCCGACCTTGAAGGCAGCGCGCGCCGGATCGTCGCCTATTGCGGCCTGCCCTGGGACGATGCCTGCCTGCGGTTCCACGAGACCCGGCGGCCGGTGAAGACGTCGAGCATGGAACAGGTCAGGAAACCGATCTATCGCAGCGCCGTCGGCCGCTGGCGGCCCGACGATGCGACGTTGCGGCCCCTGCTGGATGGGCTTGGCGCCCATTTTGCCCCATAA